The Pseudanabaena galeata CCNP1313 genome includes a region encoding these proteins:
- the nifX gene encoding nitrogen fixation protein NifX: MKVAFTTSDRIHINAHFGWAKEIDVYEVSTEGYQFVDTLSFKGDLKEDGNEDKLVPKIEALAGCTIVYVSAIGGSAAARLIRKRITPIKARSEEEEIAEVLGKLVLTLQGNPPPWLRKALQPQPQNFDDLETG; this comes from the coding sequence ATGAAGGTTGCTTTTACTACTAGTGATCGCATTCATATTAATGCCCACTTTGGATGGGCTAAGGAAATTGATGTCTATGAGGTCTCGACTGAAGGATATCAATTTGTGGATACGCTTAGCTTTAAAGGTGATTTAAAGGAAGATGGCAACGAAGACAAACTCGTTCCCAAGATCGAAGCATTAGCTGGTTGTACCATCGTCTATGTTTCCGCGATCGGTGGTAGCGCTGCTGCCCGTCTGATTCGTAAGCGGATCACCCCGATTAAAGCGAGGTCTGAAGAAGAAGAAATCGCGGAGGTCTTGGGGAAATTGGTGCTAACCCTGCAAGGCAATCCTCCTCCTTGGTTGAGGAAAGCTCTGCAACCACAACCTCAAAACTTTGACGATCTAGAAACTGGTTGA
- a CDS encoding NifX-associated nitrogen fixation protein — protein sequence MTATVTLLSTPETTTPINGAEVIKQSPFLQALVQQIRVNDGYGTYRNWADELLLKPFILTKQQKRKISVDGEVDPITKSRVFAFYRAIALRIEQQSGLLCQVVVDLSHEGFGWALIFSGRLLVTTRTLRDAQRFGFDSLEKLGEEGEKLAQKGVEYATNFPEVAQA from the coding sequence ATGACCGCAACAGTTACATTACTTTCAACTCCAGAAACTACTACCCCTATCAATGGTGCAGAAGTAATTAAACAAAGTCCATTTTTACAAGCACTAGTCCAGCAAATTCGTGTTAATGATGGCTATGGAACCTATCGCAATTGGGCAGATGAATTGCTGCTTAAGCCATTCATTCTCACCAAACAACAAAAGCGCAAAATTTCTGTTGATGGTGAGGTCGATCCCATCACTAAAAGTCGAGTTTTTGCCTTCTACCGCGCGATCGCACTTCGCATTGAGCAGCAATCGGGACTTCTTTGCCAAGTAGTTGTCGATCTTAGTCATGAAGGCTTTGGTTGGGCGTTGATTTTCTCTGGTCGATTGTTGGTGACGACTCGTACATTGCGCGATGCTCAACGCTTTGGTTTCGACTCCCTAGAGAAGTTAGGCGAAGAAGGTGAAAAACTTGCCCAAAAGGGTGTGGAATATGCCACCAACTTCCCTGAAGTTGCTCAAGCCTGA
- a CDS encoding CCE_0567 family metalloprotein codes for MVQVTDTAIAGLSIDELKTKIKRLNSKAGQMKMDLHDLAEGLPTDYEQLMDVAAKTYDIFHQIDGLKKQLIILEQNRSD; via the coding sequence ATGGTGCAAGTGACAGATACAGCGATCGCAGGGCTTAGCATTGACGAACTCAAAACTAAGATCAAGCGGTTGAACAGCAAGGCAGGTCAAATGAAAATGGATCTGCACGATCTCGCGGAAGGGCTACCCACCGACTACGAACAACTGATGGACGTAGCAGCTAAAACCTATGACATCTTTCATCAAATTGATGGATTGAAGAAACAATTAATCATCCTCGAACAGAATAGGAGCGACTGA
- the nifW gene encoding nitrogenase-stabilizing/protective protein NifW: MVGTLSEFQKLTDAEQYFEFFEIDYDPQVVNINRLHILKKFSQSLEEIDKKLSESDEEQQLNFYREALENSYTTLQTSNAIEQKLFKVFHQKPQNIVMLSDIGTDEEDE; encoded by the coding sequence ATGGTTGGTACACTTAGCGAATTTCAGAAATTGACCGATGCGGAACAATATTTCGAGTTTTTCGAGATTGACTACGATCCGCAAGTTGTAAATATCAATCGCTTGCACATTCTCAAAAAATTCTCGCAGTCTCTAGAAGAAATCGACAAAAAACTTTCGGAATCAGATGAAGAACAGCAGTTGAATTTCTATAGGGAAGCTCTGGAAAATTCCTACACCACTTTGCAAACCTCCAATGCGATCGAGCAGAAGTTATTCAAAGTCTTTCACCAAAAGCCTCAGAATATCGTCATGTTGAGCGACATAGGTACGGATGAGGAGGATGAATAA
- a CDS encoding HesA/MoeB/ThiF family protein — translation MISLTPTEIERYRRQMMLSNFGEEAQQKLKSSTVLVTGVGGLGGTAALYLAVAGIGKLILVRGGDLRLDDMNRQVLMTDDWVGSPRVFKAQETLLSINPDVEIEAVNDYVTADNVDELVQSADIALDCAHNFTERDLLNAACVRWRCPMVEAAMNDMEAYLTTIVPHETGCLSCLFPEKPDWDRRGFGVLGAVSGTLACLTALEAIKFLTGFSSPLLSQLLTMDLGRLEFAKRRTHLDPDCPVCGQQRNKRSPIPTTKKVTSQRISSFSKLLVQTSSHY, via the coding sequence ATGATCTCTCTAACACCTACAGAAATAGAACGTTATCGCCGCCAAATGATGCTGTCTAACTTTGGAGAAGAAGCGCAACAAAAGCTCAAATCTTCCACAGTTTTGGTCACAGGTGTGGGCGGATTGGGTGGCACAGCCGCTCTCTATCTTGCCGTTGCAGGTATTGGCAAACTTATCCTTGTTCGTGGCGGAGATCTGCGTCTCGATGACATGAATCGCCAAGTCCTGATGACTGATGATTGGGTTGGGAGTCCTCGCGTTTTCAAGGCGCAGGAAACCCTGCTTAGCATCAATCCCGATGTGGAAATTGAAGCGGTGAATGATTATGTGACTGCCGATAACGTTGATGAGCTTGTCCAGTCCGCAGATATTGCCCTTGATTGCGCCCACAACTTCACTGAACGCGATTTGCTTAATGCTGCTTGTGTCCGTTGGCGATGTCCAATGGTCGAAGCAGCGATGAACGATATGGAAGCCTATCTCACCACCATCGTTCCCCATGAAACGGGATGTCTATCTTGTTTATTCCCCGAAAAACCCGATTGGGATCGGCGCGGCTTTGGAGTGCTGGGTGCAGTGTCAGGGACTTTAGCCTGTTTAACGGCTCTGGAGGCAATTAAATTCTTGACAGGATTTAGTTCGCCTTTGCTATCACAGCTTTTGACGATGGATCTAGGACGCTTAGAGTTTGCCAAACGTCGTACCCATCTTGATCCAGATTGCCCCGTATGCGGACAGCAGAGAAACAAGCGATCGCCAATTCCAACGACTAAGAAAGTCACCAGTCAGCGCATTTCCTCTTTCTCAAAACTGCTAGTCCAAACTTCTTCTCACTATTGA
- a CDS encoding iron-sulfur cluster assembly accessory protein has translation MSIILTEKAELRLRTFLRGTGDRAVPDKGIRLGVKDGGCNGYQYTLDITNKQKPDDIVEQLGKVRVYIDSQSAPLLNGVVVDYVDGLLESGFKFDNPNATGSCGCGQSFQAGNCTPAAVPCS, from the coding sequence ATGTCAATTATTCTCACCGAAAAAGCTGAATTGCGATTACGCACTTTCCTCAGAGGCACGGGCGATCGCGCTGTACCTGACAAGGGTATCCGTCTGGGGGTCAAAGATGGTGGTTGCAACGGCTATCAATATACCCTCGACATCACCAACAAGCAAAAGCCTGATGACATTGTGGAACAGTTGGGCAAGGTGCGCGTTTACATTGACTCTCAAAGCGCCCCCTTACTCAATGGTGTCGTTGTTGATTACGTTGACGGCTTACTAGAGAGTGGATTCAAATTTGATAACCCCAATGCCACGGGTTCTTGCGGCTGTGGTCAATCCTTCCAAGCTGGCAACTGTACCCCTGCGGCTGTGCCTTGCAGCTAG
- a CDS encoding 2Fe-2S iron-sulfur cluster-binding protein → MATYNVRLYNKKKQIDITIPIDEDTTILQAAEDAGIELPSSCNAGSCSSCVGKVEQGTVNQEDQNFLDDEQIEKGFALLCVAYPLSDCTIRTHQEPYLI, encoded by the coding sequence ATGGCTACATACAACGTGCGACTGTACAACAAGAAGAAACAAATTGACATCACGATTCCCATTGATGAGGACACAACCATTCTGCAAGCCGCAGAGGATGCAGGGATAGAACTTCCATCTTCCTGTAATGCAGGATCTTGTTCTAGTTGTGTCGGCAAAGTAGAACAAGGCACTGTCAACCAAGAAGATCAGAATTTTCTGGATGATGAGCAAATCGAGAAAGGGTTTGCTCTCCTTTGTGTCGCTTATCCCCTTTCAGACTGCACGATTCGCACCCATCAAGAACCATATCTTATCTAA
- the fdxB gene encoding ferredoxin III, nif-specific translates to MATLTGLTFGGKEWLPKFVQAIDQHKCIGCARCFKVCGRGVLGLMGMNDEGEFVDDEDEDEIEKKVMKIANAANCIGCEACSRVCPKNCYTHETLALAIA, encoded by the coding sequence ATGGCAACTCTAACTGGTTTAACCTTTGGCGGCAAAGAATGGCTTCCAAAATTTGTGCAAGCGATCGATCAACATAAATGTATTGGTTGCGCTCGATGCTTTAAAGTATGCGGACGCGGCGTTCTCGGACTCATGGGCATGAATGATGAAGGCGAATTTGTGGATGATGAAGACGAGGATGAAATCGAGAAGAAAGTAATGAAGATCGCTAATGCTGCTAACTGCATTGGCTGTGAAGCTTGTTCGCGAGTTTGTCCAAAAAACTGCTATACCCACGAAACCTTAGCTTTAGCGATCGCCTAA
- a CDS encoding cysteine dioxygenase family protein gives MNSKDWIVTDDGHCESRPASREWDLIRDKYYFHEFLTEIINLLRNISNEEDEWDYLPQIRMRVRQLVINSYWLHTQYSEPSPKTGMATRTLYNEIGYPLTVQTATFAPNVSSNIHNHGTWGVVAVLKGQERHTFWKRVDDPQFPNKIEMVGEKIVKAGEIISFTPLAIHQVTAIGNEPAFSFTMYGDLLPRSRFIFDTTKHTAKPF, from the coding sequence ATGAATAGCAAAGATTGGATTGTCACCGATGACGGACATTGCGAATCTCGCCCTGCCTCTAGGGAATGGGACTTGATTAGGGACAAATATTATTTCCATGAGTTTCTAACCGAGATTATCAATTTGCTGCGGAACATATCCAATGAGGAAGATGAATGGGACTATTTACCGCAAATTCGGATGCGCGTTAGGCAGTTAGTGATCAACTCCTATTGGTTGCATACTCAATATTCAGAACCTTCTCCAAAAACTGGGATGGCAACGCGGACTCTATACAATGAGATCGGTTATCCGCTCACCGTACAGACTGCAACCTTTGCGCCCAATGTCTCCTCAAACATCCACAATCACGGTACATGGGGAGTAGTGGCAGTTCTTAAGGGACAGGAAAGACATACTTTCTGGAAGCGCGTTGACGATCCACAGTTTCCTAACAAAATCGAGATGGTGGGTGAGAAGATTGTCAAGGCGGGAGAAATCATCAGTTTTACGCCCCTTGCGATTCATCAAGTCACTGCCATTGGCAACGAACCTGCCTTTAGTTTCACTATGTATGGCGATCTGCTACCGCGATCGCGGTTCATTTTTGATACGACAAAGCACACTGCAAAACCTTTCTAA
- a CDS encoding class I SAM-dependent methyltransferase, which yields MNPTLDSSEPTTVDRDWSAYYQAVAGRPPRGTLLKALDFFDLEKSPKSPRFAIDLGCGDGRDTVELLERGWQVLAIDGNEEAIAKLYDRKDIDLTWLETQVMRFESLTLPNSVDLINSSFALPFCCPDDFPNLWHKIIASLRSGGRFCGQLFGDRDTWATTYPNMTHYPKEKVEELLQSFEVEYFEEEEHHGETAIGEQKYWHIFHIVGSKK from the coding sequence ATGAACCCGACGTTAGATTCTTCTGAACCAACCACAGTTGACCGTGATTGGTCGGCATATTACCAAGCTGTGGCAGGTCGCCCACCTCGCGGGACTTTACTAAAAGCGCTAGATTTCTTTGATCTAGAGAAATCCCCAAAATCACCTCGATTTGCGATCGATCTTGGTTGTGGCGATGGGCGCGATACGGTGGAACTGCTTGAACGTGGATGGCAAGTATTGGCAATTGATGGGAATGAAGAGGCGATCGCTAAATTATACGATCGCAAGGACATTGATTTAACATGGTTAGAAACTCAGGTGATGCGCTTTGAGTCTCTTACTTTGCCAAATTCTGTAGATTTAATTAATTCGAGTTTCGCATTACCCTTTTGCTGTCCTGATGATTTTCCTAACTTGTGGCATAAAATCATTGCATCATTGCGAAGTGGAGGCAGATTTTGCGGTCAATTATTTGGCGATCGCGATACTTGGGCGACGACTTATCCTAATATGACCCACTATCCCAAGGAAAAGGTCGAGGAGTTACTTCAATCCTTTGAGGTGGAATATTTTGAAGAAGAAGAACATCATGGAGAAACTGCTATTGGTGAACAGAAATACTGGCATATATTCCATATTGTAGGTAGTAAGAAGTAA
- a CDS encoding TOBE domain-containing protein, which produces MKISARNSFKGIVKKITIGAVNAEISIEISSGVEITSIITKSSAEALGLQEGSEAYAVVKASDVMVAID; this is translated from the coding sequence ATGAAAATTAGCGCTCGTAATTCTTTCAAGGGAATCGTGAAAAAAATTACTATCGGTGCTGTCAATGCGGAAATTTCGATTGAGATTTCTTCAGGAGTAGAAATTACTTCCATTATCACCAAATCTTCTGCTGAAGCCCTTGGATTGCAAGAAGGCAGCGAAGCCTATGCTGTAGTTAAGGCTTCAGATGTGATGGTAGCGATTGATTAG
- the modA gene encoding molybdate ABC transporter substrate-binding protein: MTKLELFKDLQSKFVLGNNVRQVLQFVESGNAQAGIVYATDAKTSTKVKVIQVIDAKLHNPIVYPIAVLQKSSHPESAKSYVEFLSSELAKTIFEKYGFSGLVAQHCYKPSYKPTPK, translated from the coding sequence TTGACTAAACTAGAATTATTCAAAGATTTGCAATCAAAATTTGTCTTAGGAAATAACGTGCGCCAAGTTTTGCAATTTGTAGAATCTGGTAACGCCCAAGCAGGAATTGTCTATGCGACAGATGCTAAAACCTCTACTAAAGTTAAAGTTATCCAAGTAATTGATGCTAAACTTCATAACCCGATTGTCTATCCGATCGCTGTTTTGCAAAAAAGCTCCCATCCAGAAAGCGCAAAATCCTATGTAGAATTTCTATCCAGCGAACTAGCTAAGACTATTTTCGAGAAATATGGATTCAGTGGCCTAGTGGCTCAGCATTGTTATAAACCAAGTTATAAACCAACCCCAAAATGA
- a CDS encoding ArsR/SmtB family transcription factor: MTFNPSALTQIADYFKVLSELSRLQVLCSLKSGSKNVTEIMEETGLGQANVSKHLKILAQSGIVSRTPQGVSVYYEIVEPFIFDLCELVSDRLSIRLQEQSHQLKQLEGLRRAEPLKSSHKNSKVKVKSYA; the protein is encoded by the coding sequence ATGACCTTCAATCCTTCTGCCCTGACTCAAATCGCCGATTACTTTAAGGTATTATCTGAACTTAGCCGATTGCAAGTGTTGTGTTCTTTGAAATCAGGCTCAAAGAATGTTACCGAAATTATGGAAGAAACAGGATTGGGACAAGCAAATGTCTCAAAACATCTCAAAATTTTAGCTCAGTCAGGGATTGTCTCTAGAACTCCTCAAGGAGTCAGCGTATATTATGAGATTGTTGAGCCTTTCATCTTTGATTTGTGTGAACTGGTCAGCGATCGCCTCTCTATTCGATTGCAAGAGCAGTCGCATCAGCTAAAGCAACTTGAAGGATTACGCCGAGCTGAACCGCTTAAATCTAGCCACAAGAATAGTAAAGTCAAAGTCAAAAGTTATGCATAA
- a CDS encoding NUDIX hydrolase, with protein sequence MDKVQPNIQTTWQVQDRFLEMHSRWMTLIGEHLQDDHGKILEYWRIEKADSVIVIPIQGDRLLLPKPSYRAGIGQSTLDFSGGRVTTGQNPQPAAIATLKRELGIEASAIAQLIPLNNEGWAVNSSFSNQKLYGFVAHLEQKAKLSPDFDIVTYPATLDGCQNLLREITCLQCRAVLMEWILKEFSRNFS encoded by the coding sequence ATGGATAAAGTGCAACCCAATATTCAAACAACTTGGCAGGTTCAAGATCGCTTCCTAGAGATGCATTCGCGTTGGATGACTCTCATTGGCGAACATCTACAAGACGATCACGGCAAAATTTTGGAGTATTGGCGCATTGAGAAAGCTGACTCGGTAATTGTTATCCCCATTCAAGGCGATCGCCTCTTACTGCCCAAGCCAAGTTATCGTGCTGGTATTGGGCAGTCAACGCTAGACTTCTCTGGTGGTCGAGTAACCACAGGACAAAATCCTCAACCTGCGGCGATCGCTACCCTAAAACGCGAGTTAGGAATCGAAGCATCGGCGATCGCGCAATTGATTCCTTTGAACAATGAAGGTTGGGCTGTAAACAGTTCTTTTTCCAATCAAAAGCTTTACGGATTTGTTGCCCATTTAGAACAGAAGGCAAAGCTAAGCCCTGATTTTGACATAGTTACCTATCCCGCAACTTTAGATGGATGTCAGAACTTACTTAGGGAAATCACTTGTCTACAATGCAGAGCCGTCTTGATGGAATGGATATTGAAAGAATTTAGTCGGAATTTTAGTTGA
- a CDS encoding 3-isopropylmalate dehydratase large subunit, which produces MGMTLTEKILAKASGKINVSPGENIWVNADLLMTHDVCGPGTIGVFKREFGEDAKVWDKEKLVLIPDHYIFTKDARANRNIDILREFAREQGIKYFYDITDLSDFKANPDYKGVCHIALAQEGHTRPGEVLFGTDSHTCNAGAFGQFATGIGNTDAAFVMGTGKLLLKIPASMKFVFDGEMPPYLLAKDLILQVIGDIGVNGATYRALQIEGDAIAKMTMEERMTICNMAIEAGGKNATIAPDQTTFDYVRSRTDKPFESLYADADAEYYYVKHYDVSKLEPVVAKPHSPDNRALVRDVQDVKIDRVYIGSCTGGKTEDFYHAAQLIKGQQVKVPTYLVPATQKVYNDLFSLKIDGLTLSEIFLQAGCIEPASPSCAGCLGGPQDTFGRVNEAEVCVSTTNRNFPGRMGNKQAQIYLASPYTAAASALTGHITDPRDFM; this is translated from the coding sequence ATGGGAATGACACTCACCGAAAAGATTTTGGCAAAAGCGTCGGGCAAAATTAACGTTAGCCCAGGCGAAAATATTTGGGTGAATGCTGACCTGCTAATGACCCATGATGTCTGTGGTCCTGGCACAATCGGAGTATTTAAGCGCGAATTTGGTGAAGATGCCAAAGTTTGGGATAAGGAAAAATTAGTATTAATTCCCGATCATTACATTTTTACTAAAGATGCAAGAGCTAATCGTAATATTGATATTTTACGTGAGTTCGCCAGAGAACAAGGCATTAAGTATTTTTACGACATCACTGATTTATCAGACTTTAAAGCAAACCCTGATTACAAAGGCGTTTGCCATATTGCTTTAGCCCAAGAAGGTCACACCCGTCCAGGAGAAGTGTTATTCGGCACTGACTCCCATACTTGCAACGCAGGAGCATTTGGGCAATTTGCGACAGGTATTGGTAATACCGATGCCGCTTTTGTCATGGGTACGGGAAAGCTCTTGCTCAAAATTCCTGCTTCGATGAAGTTTGTCTTTGATGGCGAAATGCCACCTTATCTCTTGGCTAAGGATTTGATCTTGCAGGTCATTGGCGATATCGGTGTAAATGGCGCAACCTATCGAGCATTGCAAATTGAAGGAGATGCGATCGCCAAAATGACCATGGAAGAACGGATGACCATCTGCAATATGGCGATCGAAGCTGGCGGCAAAAATGCCACGATCGCCCCAGATCAAACCACTTTTGACTATGTGCGATCGCGCACTGATAAGCCCTTTGAGTCGCTCTATGCCGATGCTGATGCTGAGTACTACTATGTCAAGCATTACGATGTTTCTAAGCTCGAACCAGTTGTCGCTAAGCCCCACTCCCCCGATAACCGCGCCCTTGTGCGTGATGTCCAAGACGTGAAGATTGATCGCGTCTATATTGGTTCTTGCACTGGTGGTAAAACTGAAGACTTTTATCACGCGGCTCAATTGATTAAAGGGCAACAGGTTAAGGTTCCTACCTACCTTGTACCAGCCACACAAAAGGTTTACAATGATTTGTTTAGCTTGAAGATTGATGGCTTAACTCTTTCTGAAATCTTCTTGCAAGCAGGTTGTATTGAACCTGCTTCCCCTTCCTGTGCTGGTTGCTTGGGTGGTCCCCAAGATACTTTCGGACGAGTTAACGAAGCAGAAGTTTGTGTTTCGACTACAAACCGCAATTTTCCTGGTCGGATGGGTAATAAGCAAGCCCAGATTTATCTTGCCTCTCCCTATACGGCTGCTGCTTCTGCTTTGACAGGACATATCACCGATCCGCGTGATTTTATGTAA